In Jannaschia sp. W003, the genomic stretch CGCGAGGCGACGGCGGCCGAGCTGGCGCGCGCGGACGAGAAGGAGACGCGGGATGAAGGCTAGCGCCGCCCGCCCAATCATCGCGGCCATTGCGCCCGGCCACCTCGCGGGCGCAGAGCCGCCCCGCTGCGCAGCCTGAGCGGTCTGAGCATGGCCGCCCGCCTCGTCGCCTTCGCCTGCCAGAACTGGGGCCTGCTCTCGGTGCTGCTGCTGATGCTCGCGGTCGCGCTCTGGTTCGCGGCGCAAGTCGTGCTCGACTTTTTCTACTTCCACGACCCGGCCCATGTGGACGTCGACCTGAAGCCCTGGATGACCCCGCGCTTCATCGTGCTGACCTACGACCTGCCGCGCCCCTTCGTGTTCGACACCCTGGGCCTGGACGACAAGTCGGGGAGAGGACAGCGGCTCGGGCGTGTCGCGCGGGAGATGGGCGTGACCATGGAAGAGGTGACCGCGCAGGTGCGGGACGCGGCCGAGGCCTACCGGAGGGGCGACCGGTGATCGACACGCTGCTCGGCCTCGTGCCCGACTACGGGCTGTGGCTGCTCTTCGCGGTCGTCGCCCTGGCGGGGGTCGCGGTGCCGCTCCCGGCCTCGATGCTCGTGCTCACGGCGGGCAGCTTCGCCGCCGCGGGAGATCTCGGCTTCGCCGCGGTCGTCCTGACCACGCTCGCGGCCTTCGTCCTTGGCGACCAGATTGCCTTTCTCATAGCGCGCCGCTTCGGCCGCGCGGCCCTGGCGCGCGTGGCGGGCGGTCCGAGGCTCGGCCCGGTGATCGCGCGCAGCGAGGCGCTCCTCGACCGGCACGGCGCGGCAGCGGTCTTCCTCCGCCACACGGTCCTCAGTCCGACCTGCCCCTATGTGAGCTACCTCAGCGGGGCGGGCTGGCTGGCGTGGCGACGCTTCACGCCGGTGGCCGTGATCGGCGCGGCGCTCTGGGCCCTGTCCTACGCCGGGCTGGGCTACGCCTTCGCCTCCCAGCTTGAGCAGGTCGCCACGTTTCTGGGCAACGTGCTGGGCTTCGTGCTGGCCGCGGCCGCGGTGGGCGCCCTCGCCCTGGTCCTGCGCGCCCGGTGGCGGGCCCGGGACGCG encodes the following:
- a CDS encoding DedA family protein; the encoded protein is MIDTLLGLVPDYGLWLLFAVVALAGVAVPLPASMLVLTAGSFAAAGDLGFAAVVLTTLAAFVLGDQIAFLIARRFGRAALARVAGGPRLGPVIARSEALLDRHGAAAVFLRHTVLSPTCPYVSYLSGAGWLAWRRFTPVAVIGAALWALSYAGLGYAFASQLEQVATFLGNVLGFVLAAAAVGALALVLRARWRARDASNPA